The following proteins are co-located in the Polymorphospora rubra genome:
- a CDS encoding ABC transporter ATP-binding protein, whose product MPTPAEQPATLLSVEHLTVEYRIAGRRVRAVDGVDLTVRAGEIVALVGESGSGKSTLAHAVLGALPRGAAILGGRIDFDGQDLTRLSERRFNRVRGRALGFIPQDPMVSLNPLHRVGRQVAEPIRIHRPVPRREADRRAVALLERVGLPDAGIRARQFPHELSGGMRQRTLIAAALTGGPKLLIADEPTTALDVTVQKVILDDLAALARAGGIAVLIITHDLAVAGDRADSIAVLRKGRIVEYGPPDDVLRRPAHPYTQLLLRSAPGLAPPRPGRRRPARPRCRRPAPPPAGPGAGGRDGTTGAARRGDRGGQGVPPARRGRRPALVPRGRRRVADRGPGRKPRPGR is encoded by the coding sequence GTGCCAACCCCAGCCGAGCAGCCGGCGACGCTGCTCTCCGTCGAGCACCTGACCGTGGAGTACCGCATCGCCGGCCGACGGGTCCGCGCCGTCGACGGCGTCGACCTGACCGTACGGGCGGGGGAGATCGTCGCCCTGGTCGGCGAGTCCGGCTCCGGCAAGAGCACCCTCGCGCACGCCGTACTCGGCGCGCTGCCGCGCGGCGCCGCGATCCTCGGCGGCCGAATCGACTTCGACGGCCAGGACCTCACCCGGCTGTCCGAGCGCCGCTTCAACCGGGTACGCGGCCGGGCGCTCGGCTTCATCCCGCAGGACCCGATGGTCAGCCTCAACCCGCTGCACCGCGTCGGACGGCAGGTCGCCGAGCCGATCCGCATCCACCGGCCGGTCCCGCGCCGGGAGGCCGACCGGCGCGCCGTCGCACTGCTGGAACGCGTCGGGCTGCCCGACGCCGGAATCCGGGCCCGGCAGTTCCCGCACGAACTCTCCGGCGGGATGCGCCAGCGGACGCTGATCGCCGCCGCGCTGACCGGCGGCCCCAAACTGCTGATCGCCGACGAACCGACGACGGCGCTCGACGTCACCGTGCAGAAGGTGATCCTCGACGACCTCGCCGCACTGGCCCGCGCCGGCGGCATCGCCGTCCTGATCATCACGCACGACCTGGCGGTCGCGGGGGACCGGGCCGACTCCATCGCGGTGCTGCGCAAGGGCCGGATCGTCGAGTACGGACCACCCGACGACGTGCTGCGCCGGCCCGCGCACCCGTACACCCAACTCCTGCTGCGCAGCGCGCCCGGCCTGGCGCCGCCCCGCCCCGGCCGACGCCGGCCGGCCCGGCCAAGGTGCCGCCGGCCGGCACCGCCCCCGGCCGGACCGGGCGCCGGCGGCCGGGACGGGACAACCGGGGCCGCTCGTCGAGGTGACCGGGGTGGTCAAGGAGTTCCCCCTGCCCGGCGGGGCCGGCGACCGGCGCTGGTTCCGCGCGGTCGACGACGTGTCGCTGACCGTGGCCCGGGGCGAAAGCCTCGGCCTGGTCGGTGA
- a CDS encoding ATP-binding cassette domain-containing protein produces MVKEFPLPGGAGDRRWFRAVDDVSLTVARGESLGLVGESGSGKSTLARMVLGLTRPSAGRISFDGADLAGLDRAGTRRLRSRSQLIYQNPYGSLDPRLSIHDIVAEPLHGFRIGERASRRDRVRALLDQVGLDPGIDQRRPAELSGGQRQRVAIARALAPAPDLLVCDEPVSALDVSIQAQILDLLTGLRDELGVGLLFISHDLAVIRQVADRVGVMRAGRLVELGTADDVFERPRHAYTRTLLDAIPGRGFAGTRTTAQKGPR; encoded by the coding sequence GTGGTCAAGGAGTTCCCCCTGCCCGGCGGGGCCGGCGACCGGCGCTGGTTCCGCGCGGTCGACGACGTGTCGCTGACCGTGGCCCGGGGCGAAAGCCTCGGCCTGGTCGGTGAATCCGGCTCCGGAAAGTCGACCCTGGCCCGGATGGTCCTCGGCCTGACCCGGCCGTCCGCCGGCCGGATCAGCTTCGACGGTGCCGACCTCGCCGGCCTCGACCGGGCCGGCACCCGGCGACTGCGCTCCAGGTCCCAACTGATCTACCAGAACCCGTACGGCTCCCTCGACCCCCGACTGTCCATCCACGACATCGTCGCCGAACCGCTGCACGGCTTCCGGATCGGCGAGCGGGCGTCGCGCCGGGACCGGGTCCGGGCCCTGCTCGACCAGGTCGGCCTCGACCCCGGCATCGACCAGCGCCGGCCCGCCGAACTCTCCGGCGGCCAGCGGCAGCGGGTCGCCATCGCCCGCGCCCTCGCGCCAGCGCCCGACCTGCTGGTCTGCGACGAACCGGTGTCGGCGCTGGACGTGTCGATCCAGGCGCAGATCCTCGACCTGCTCACCGGGCTGCGCGACGAACTCGGCGTCGGCCTGCTGTTCATCTCGCACGACCTGGCCGTCATCCGGCAGGTCGCCGACCGGGTCGGCGTGATGCGCGCCGGACGGCTGGTCGAACTCGGCACCGCCGACGACGTCTTCGAACGGCCCCGGCACGCATACACCCGGACGCTGCTCGACGCGATCCCCGGTCGGGGCTTCGCCGGCACCCGCACCACCGCACAGAAAGGCCCCCGATGA